Proteins encoded by one window of Salvelinus fontinalis isolate EN_2023a unplaced genomic scaffold, ASM2944872v1 scaffold_0064, whole genome shotgun sequence:
- the LOC129842755 gene encoding bone sialoprotein 2-like isoform X4 — protein sequence MSSLNFSTLVKEDEVCWTEKEALGLNIVVKEEEEEEDVTVKQEVENGAVTVKEEEDAFRVKEEEDVTVKEEEEEEKEEDAVFGVKKEKEGEITVILTEESGDLITTRERPDSDSGKSSSEETDPETPNQHHCSHCGKSFRYLVTGDSFKTIAYSSRVGHCKVG from the exons atgagCTCCCTAAACTTCTCCACTCTTGTTAAAGAAGatgaggtctgctggacggagaaagaagctctggggttgaacattgtcgtgaaagaggaggaggaagaggaggatgttacagtaaaacaagaagtagagaatggggctgttacagtgaaagaagaggaagacgcgttcagagtgaaagaggaggaggatgttacagtcaaagaagaggaggaggaagagaaagaggaggatgcagtttttggagtgaagaaggagaaagagggagagataacgGTCATATTGACAGAGGAGTCAGGAGATCTGATTACCAcca gagagagaccagactctGACAGCGGGAAGAGTTCCTCAGAGGAAACAGACCCAGAGACGCCTAACCAACACCActgctcccactgtggaaagagttttag ataccttgtaactggagattccttcaaaacgattgcctacagtagccgtgtagggcactgcaaggttgggtga
- the LOC129842755 gene encoding bone sialoprotein 2-like isoform X2 — protein MSSLNFSTLVKEDEVCWTEKEALGLNIVVKEEEEEEDVTVKQEVENGAVTVKEEEDAFRVKEEEDVTVKEEEEEEKEEDAVFGVKKEKEGEITVILTEESGDLITTRERPDSDSGKSSSEETDPETPNQHHCSHCGKSFRWSGSLKTHERKHTGTPIRTQNISLYYLQCLSVNINEHCISSKHG, from the exons atgagCTCCCTAAACTTCTCCACTCTTGTTAAAGAAGatgaggtctgctggacggagaaagaagctctggggttgaacattgtcgtgaaagaggaggaggaagaggaggatgttacagtaaaacaagaagtagagaatggggctgttacagtgaaagaagaggaagacgcgttcagagtgaaagaggaggaggatgttacagtcaaagaagaggaggaggaagagaaagaggaggatgcagtttttggagtgaagaaggagaaagagggagagataacgGTCATATTGACAGAGGAGTCAGGAGATCTGATTACCAcca gagagagaccagactctGACAGCGGGAAGAGTTCCTCAGAGGAAACAGACCCAGAGACGCCTAACCAACACCActgctcccactgtggaaagagttttaggtgGTCAGGGAGTCTGAAAACAcatgagagaaaacacacaggtacccccatcagaacccaaaatataagcttatattatctccaatgtttaTCAGTAAATATAAACGAACACTgtatatcctcaaaacatggttaa